One Schistocerca nitens isolate TAMUIC-IGC-003100 chromosome 1, iqSchNite1.1, whole genome shotgun sequence DNA segment encodes these proteins:
- the LOC126243591 gene encoding small RNA 2'-O-methyltransferase: MIITFHVALLELWNSVKKCLDIGKQEIADELIYPGVSRYSVHGVEFYPPVNVQRQEAVHQIISDFSSRASVKKIVDFGCGCFQYFKLFKNIIGIEEILEIDVNEEMLYHEHSRIAPTASDFLTRRKVDCKVQVLQGSISDLDCRLLGTDIFVCIEVIEHLFPETLESVPYTVFGFMKPQIAIFSTPNRDINILFDMRTPFRDEDHKFEWSRMQFKCWGNNIVQRYPEYEVSYYGIGKGPEGAESLGCCSQLALFSKKLKTTYSGFERPEGQLIYKLIAEYNYLANSHDEEGKSVLDEVWEIIQHMNLSNDYYDADLCVPLSLLHSKLKLNTLTISELREVLENGMWKVRDCSGETYVFPYAENNNDSDDFEDDQHADESGPSVVIEQTEGYEGSWEQCVPEDEQWSVEDEASVNEIY, translated from the coding sequence ATGATTATTACATTTCATGTAGCTCTGCTTGAACTGTGGAATTCTGTAAAAAAGTGTCTGGATATAGGTAAGCAGGAAATTGCGGACGAGTTGATTTATCCCGGTGTATCGAGATATAGTGTACATGGTGTTGAATTCTATCCACCTGTGAATGTTCAGAGACAGGAAGCTGTGCATCAAATTATCAGTGACTTCAGTTCGCGTGCGAGTGTTAAAAAAATTGTTGATTTTGGCTGTGGTTGCTTTCAGTACTTCAAATTGTTTAAGAACATAATTGGTATAGAGGAAATTTTGGAAATCGACGTGAATGAAGAAATGTTGTACCATGAGCACTCTCGTATTGCTCCTACTGCAAGTGACTTTCTGACACGGCGCAAAGTGGACTGtaaagtgcaagttctgcaaggaaGTATTTCAGACTTGGATTGTCGTTTGTTGGGAACAGATATCTTCGTTTGTATTGAAGTTATTGAGCATTTGTTTCCTGAAACTCTTGAAAGTGTGCCGTATACAGTATTTGGTTTTATGAAGCCTCAAATCGCCATCTTCAGTACACCTAATAGGGATATCAATATTCTGTTCGATATGCGGACACCTTTTAGAGATGAAGATCACAAGTTTGAATGGAGTCGGATGCAGTTTAAGTGCTGGGGAAATAACATTGTTCAAAGGTATCCAGAATATGAAGTAAGTTATTACGGTATTGGCAAAGGCCCAGAAGGAGCAGAATCGCTGGGATGTTGTTCCCAACTGGCATTATTTAGCAAAAAACTTAAAACAACGTATTCTGGTTTTGAAAGACCTGAGGGGCAGCTTATATACAAATTAATTGCCGAGTATAACTACCTTGCTAATAGTCACGATGAGGAAGGCAAAAGTGTTTTAGATGAAGTTTGGGAAATAATACAACATATGAATTTGTCCAATGACTATTATGATGCCGACCTGTGTGTGCCACTGTCGCTTCTGCATTCCAAACTTAAATTAAACACTCTCACTATTTCGGAGTTAAGAGAGGTCTTAGAAAATGGAATGTGGAAAGTGAGGGATTGCTCAGGAGAGACATACGTTTTTCCATatgctgaaaataataatgactCTGATGACTTTGAAGATGACCAACATGCAGATGAAAGTGGTCCTTCAGTCGTTATAGAACAGACTGAAGGCTATGAGGGTAGTTGGGAGCAATGTGTTCCAGAAGACGAACAATGGTCCGTAGAGGATGAGGCAAGTGTGAATGAAATATATTAG